ATTGCAGCGCTTCCCGGTGGACTCCCTGAAAATCGACAAGTCCTTCGTGCAGAACCCGGGCGCCAGCTCGATAGTCGAAGCCATCATCGCCCTGGGCGCCAGCCTGAACATACAGATCGTCGCCGAAGGCGTGGAAACCGAGGCGCACCAGGACGCCCTGCTGAAGCGCGGCTGCCAGTTCGGCCAGGGCTACTACCTGGGCAAGCCCATGCCGGCCGAGTTCTATGCCTGATGTGCCTCGTGTTGCCAGGCCACAGGGTGCGAGGCCTGGCTGCGCGGCGCATTGTGCATAGCCACGCTGCGCGACGCGTCGGCGCTCTCCTGTAAACGCATCGCGGTGGCCTGCAGCTGGAAGACGCTGACCAGTTGCGACAAGGTCGAGGCCTGCTCCTGCAAGGCCGCGGCAGCCGAACTGCCCTGCTCCACCAACTGCGCATTCTGCTGAGTGACCGTGTCCATCTGCATGATGGTCCGGTTCACCTGCTCGATACCCTGCGCCTGCTCCACGCTCGCGCCGGTTATCTCGCCGACCAGCGAAGTCACGTGCTGCACGCTGGTCACCACTTCTTCCATCGTGACACCCGCCTGCGTGGCCAACTCGCTGCCGCTGCGCACCTTCTGCGCCGAATCGTCGATCAAGGCCTTGATCTCCTTGGCCGCCGCGGCGCTGCGCTGCGCCAGCGCGCGCACTTCCGACGCGACGACGGCGAAGCCGCGTCCCTGCTCGCCGGCCCGCGCCGCTTCCACGGCGGCATTCAAGGCCAGGATATTGGTCTGGAACGCGATGCTGTCGATGATGCCGGTGATATCGACGATCTTGCGGGCCGACTCGGAAATCGACGCCATCGTGTCGATCACCTGCCCCACGACCGCGCCGCCACGCGTCGCGATTTCCGATGCGGACATCGCCAGCGTGTTGGCTTCGCGCGCATGGTCGGAATTCTGCGACACGGTGGCCGTCAACTGCTCGATCGACGATACCGTACTTTCCAGCGAGGCCGACTGCTGCGCCGTGCGCGACGACAGATCCTGGCTGCCCGCGGCAATCTGCGCCGCCGCGGCGGCCACGGTATCGGTGCCCGCGCGTACCTGCCCGACGATGCCGGACAAGTTGTCGCGCATGCTCTTGACCGCGAACAGCAGGCTCGTCCTGTCGTTGTCCTTGACGCGCACCTGCACGCTCAGATCGCCCTGCGCGATACGGTTGGCGATTTCAGTGGCGTCGCGAGGCTCCCCGCCTAACTGGCGCAGCAGGCCGCGCACGAACCAGGCCGCCACGCACACGCCCAGGACCACCGCGAACAGCGACAGCGCAGCCATTTCCAGTTCGAAGTGGCCAGAAACTTCCTGCGCATGCATGGCGATGGTCCGATTCAGCTTCTCCTCCAGGTCGATCATCCGGTTGATGTCGGCCAGCCAGGTCACCAGGGCCGGCGCCGCCTGCGACAGCAGCAGATCGGTGGCTTCCTGGATCTTGCCCGACTGCTTCAAGGCAATGACGCGCTGGATCAGCGGCATGGTGCGCGTTTCGGATTCCTTGATCTTGGCCAGCGCCGACTTTTCCTCGGGCAGCACCACTTCCCGTGCGAACAACTGATCCAGGGGCCGCGCGGATTCCGCGTAGTCGCGCGCCAGCGCCTCGATGTGCTGCACCGCCTTGGCGACCTCGGCGGGCGAATTCTGCAGCACGACGTCGCGCAAGGCGATGGAACGGTCATGCACGCTGCCGCGGAAATTGATGGCATAGCGCTGCTTTACGCTGTTGATGCCATTGATCATGTTCAGGCTGCTGTCCACGGACCGCATGCGGACCATGCTCAGAACCGCCAAGGCCACCAGCAAGGCCAGCACCACTCCGAAGCCCAGCGCCAGCCGGCTTCCCACGCTTTGATCCCTCAACCGCATTTACACCACCCGTAGAAGCAAATTCCCTAACCATGTACGCGGGCGAGCCAGCGGTCCGGGCGCCCTGGGCACCGGACAGCCATCCAGCTTCGCAATATTTCGAAGGAAATTTTATCTTTTTTACAGGAAAGTGCGACTACAGCACCGCGCTCGGTTCCGCGGCCGCGGCGTGCACGCCGGCCAGGTAGCGGGCCTCCAGCGCCATCCGGCGCCGCATCACCGCGTCTTCGACCCCCCGCCTGGCCTGCTCCACACTGGAACATACGCCCGTCTCGTAAGCCGTCTGCCACCAGTAGCCGATGTCACGCATGTCCTCGAACCAGTCTATGCGCCCATGCGTCCTGCCCGCGACGTCGATGTAGTTCCAAGAGAAGATCTGCGACACCCAATACATCGTCTTCATACCCATGTCCCGGCTCCTCGCTTGAGGGCGCTCGCAAGGGTGGACGACGGGTCTGGCGGAGGGAGGACGCCAGCGTTCCGCGATGTCACGCGCCTGCGAGGCCGGAGGGCATTCTAGGAACCGGCGCGGGCTTCGGGTACGCGAAAAATCTGAGCCGCGGGACATGACGCTCGTGGAACCAGACTCGGAAATTTCCCACAATCAGATCAGCGATGCGAGTCGAGACGCCGTGTCTTCGGACAAGTGCCAGGACATATTCCCACGGCGCTTTCAGCACGTGGATACACGCAATTTCCGACCGCTCATGGAACGATTCCGACGCCGTTGAACAGACCTGAATTTCTGCTTGCACGGTTCGGTCGAGGCCTGGGGGTATTGCGCCATACTGGCCCGCCCCGTGACCTTTTGGCTATTCCATGCGATATCTCCACGACAATCACCATGGCATCCAGGCGGCACCGCCCATCGCTTACAACGCGACCGCCAATGTGACCAGCGCCAGCATCGCCATCGCAACGTCGCACAGTGCCTACGAAGCCGTCTTCCGGGAACTCGTGCAGAACCACGCCACCCGCCTGCACCGCTTCATCATCAAGCACATCGGCAATTGCCCCGACGCGGAAGACCTCACCCAGCAAGCCTTCCTGGAAGCCGCCAAGTCGTACCACAGCTTCCGCGGCGAATCGCAGCTTTCCACCTGGCTCTACGGCATCGCCTTGAACCTGGTGCGCAACTACCTGTCGCGCGCGCCCGAATGCCGCTACTTCTTCGTCGGCGAAGACGCGCTCAGCGACCACGCGTCCCAGGACCTGACCCCGGACGACGCCGCCGAGCAGAACCAGACCCTGCGCCTGCTGGAAGAATCCATCGCGGAACTCCCGGAAAACATGCGCAGCATCCTGTTGATGATGGGCCTGAACGATTTGACCTACGAAGAAGCGGCCGCACGGCTGACGGTACCCGTCGGCACCATACGCAGCCGTTTGTCGCGCGCCCGCGCCGCGCTGCGTTCCAAGCTGGAAACCAAGGGCGTCCGCCTGGACGCCTGATGGCGGAGGATCATTCCGCGGATCATTCCGCGGATCATTCGTCCGGTCATTTCACGGCCGGGACCTTCAACACCTGCGTGGGCCCCGGCTGCGACAACTGCAAGGTCCTGTCCATGCCGTCGGCATACACCGTCGATCGCGATCCCCCCTCCCAGGACCAGTTGACGGCCTCGCCCCACTTGCGCAACGATGCCGGAATCAAGGGCGTCCCGTTCACTTCCACCACCCGCGGCCGGATCACGAATATCCGTTCCCATCGCTTGCTGCTCTTCTTCTTGTGCGAGAAAAAGGCGCCCAGGCCCGGGATGTCTCCCAGCAAGGGAATCTTGCTGATTTCATCGCCGTCCTCGCTGATGTTGTACCCGCCGATCAGCAAGGCCTCGCCGTCCGCGACGACGGCCAGCGTGCTGACGCTGGTCTTGGACGTGACGGGCAATTGGTCGACCTCGGCATCCTGGGTGATCTTTCCGTCCTCGATGTCCACCGTCAACTCGACCTGGCGCGCGCCGTTCGCATCGATATAGCGCGGCGTCACACGCAATGATGTGCCGACCGTCACCGCCCGCGCGTCCACGTAGCGGTCGGTGGCCAGCCGGATGTAGAACGTTTTCGAGTGATCGATCAGTGCCCCCATGTTGTCGGAGGTCAATATGGACGGCTTGGACAGGATCTGCGCGTCGTTGTTGTGCTGCAGCGCGTTAAGCCGCGCCAACAGGGAATCCGCCACGCTCAGCCCTATCGTGCCGGGCGGCATGATGCCGCGGTCCAGCCCCCTGCCATCAGGGTTGTTCGCCCTTGGACCGCTGTAGCCCATGCCAAACTCCGCCTTGCCGGCCTTGGCGCCCCATCTGACGCCGAGCTCCTTGGTCGCGTCGGCCGATATGTCGACGATCATGACCTCGATTTCGATCAAGGTCGTAGGCACGTCCAGCTGGGCGATCAGCGAACGATACACGCCCATGCGCTCGGGAATATCCTGCACGATGACGGCGTTCAGGCGCGCGTCGGCCTGTATGGTGGCTTGGCGGGCTCGCCGCCCGGCATCGAACGAGCCAGCGCGCGACGGCTGCGCCGGCTTGCCGATGCCCGACAACGGAGACGTCCCTGCCGCGCCAGGTTCGCGCAAGGCGTAGGGATCGCGCAGCGGCGTCGCCATCGCGGACAACACCGAATTGCCGGCGCCGGGACCACTGCCCGCGATCAGCTCGCGCAGCAGGGTCGCCAGGCCCGGGGTCGTGATCGACTGGTCCCGGTAGCGCACGACGCGATCATTGACGGACGCATACTTCAGGCGAAACACGGCGACTTCCTGCCTGCCCGCCGTGGGCGGCAGCGCGTTGATGGTCCGCTCGATCAAGGCGACGTAGGCGGGCGGTCCCGATACCAGCGCAAGTCCCTGGTCGGGCAGCTCGCCCCAGCCGAAGCGGTCGTCGATCACGCCCAGCCTGTCCAGCGCATCGCGCAGACCGGCGATGGCGCCGTTGCCGACGCTGATCGTCTTGGTCACCATCGCGCTCGCCGGACTGACGAACAGGGTACCGGCGTACACGAACCAGTTGAAACCGTAGACCCCCGCCATCTTGTCCATGAACTCCGTCGGACTCGCCGCCGTGAACTTGCCGTTGACCAGGCCCGCCACGCCCGGCGCCAACTGCAGCGCCAGGCTGAAGCCGCTGGAGAACCGCCGCAGGACGTTTTCAAGCGATTCATCGGTCGCAAAATAGGTATAGGGGGCCGCCGGCCAGGAAGGCGCGGCCTCCGCGTTCGCCACCAACACCACCGTCGCGACAGTCAGGCACAGGCTGGGTAGCACCTTCCGACCACGGGAACACCATCGCTGAAACATCATTGTCCAACTCATCGATAATCATGGATACGCGTCTCTACGGGGATCCCGGCGGGCTGTCTCCATCCTCCATCGCCAGATCGCGCACGGCACGTAATACGTGGGCGACCGGAACGACGAGCTCGCTCGGGATGTATTCGTTCTCGCGGGCATCGGCCAGCAGCGCGCGCGCCAGCGGCACATCCCGCATGACCGGCACGCCGATACGGCGCGCCATGTCGATCATCTGCAGCGCCACACCGTCCAGGCCTTTGGCCATCACGATCGGCAAGGGCGTCTGGTCCGGCACATAGCGCAGCGCCACTGCGATATGGGTGGGGTTCACCACCAGTGCGGCGGCCTTGCGCACGGCCTCCACGACACTGCCATTGCTCATTTCCTGATGCAGGCGCTTGCGCTGCTGCTTGACCTCGGGCTGCCCCTCCATATCCTTCTGCTCGCGCTTCACTTCTTCCTTGGTCATCATCAGGCGCTTGTTGCGCTGCCTGCGTTGCCAAGCCATATCCAGCCCGGCGATCACCAGACAGAACACCGCCGTGTAAAGCAACAGCATGCGGAACAGGCTGCCATTCACCGCCAGCACGCCTTCCAGCCCTCCCGATCCGGCATGGACCAGCGGCGCCAAGCCGGCACGCAGCAATAGCCACGTCAGCAGGCAAAAGCAGACAATCTTGACCGTCGACTTGATCGTTTCGACCAGGTTCTTCACGGAGAAGATATTCTTGGCGTTGGACACCACGTTCAGCTTCACGCCCGACGGCTTGGCCTTTT
This genomic interval from Bordetella genomosp. 8 contains the following:
- a CDS encoding methyl-accepting chemotaxis protein; amino-acid sequence: MGSRLALGFGVVLALLVALAVLSMVRMRSVDSSLNMINGINSVKQRYAINFRGSVHDRSIALRDVVLQNSPAEVAKAVQHIEALARDYAESARPLDQLFAREVVLPEEKSALAKIKESETRTMPLIQRVIALKQSGKIQEATDLLLSQAAPALVTWLADINRMIDLEEKLNRTIAMHAQEVSGHFELEMAALSLFAVVLGVCVAAWFVRGLLRQLGGEPRDATEIANRIAQGDLSVQVRVKDNDRTSLLFAVKSMRDNLSGIVGQVRAGTDTVAAAAAQIAAGSQDLSSRTAQQSASLESTVSSIEQLTATVSQNSDHAREANTLAMSASEIATRGGAVVGQVIDTMASISESARKIVDITGIIDSIAFQTNILALNAAVEAARAGEQGRGFAVVASEVRALAQRSAAAAKEIKALIDDSAQKVRSGSELATQAGVTMEEVVTSVQHVTSLVGEITGASVEQAQGIEQVNRTIMQMDTVTQQNAQLVEQGSSAAAALQEQASTLSQLVSVFQLQATAMRLQESADASRSVAMHNAPRSQASHPVAWQHEAHQA
- a CDS encoding RNA polymerase sigma factor, which encodes MRYLHDNHHGIQAAPPIAYNATANVTSASIAIATSHSAYEAVFRELVQNHATRLHRFIIKHIGNCPDAEDLTQQAFLEAAKSYHSFRGESQLSTWLYGIALNLVRNYLSRAPECRYFFVGEDALSDHASQDLTPDDAAEQNQTLRLLEESIAELPENMRSILLMMGLNDLTYEEAAARLTVPVGTIRSRLSRARAALRSKLETKGVRLDA
- the sctC gene encoding type III secretion system outer membrane ring subunit SctC: MLPSLCLTVATVVLVANAEAAPSWPAAPYTYFATDESLENVLRRFSSGFSLALQLAPGVAGLVNGKFTAASPTEFMDKMAGVYGFNWFVYAGTLFVSPASAMVTKTISVGNGAIAGLRDALDRLGVIDDRFGWGELPDQGLALVSGPPAYVALIERTINALPPTAGRQEVAVFRLKYASVNDRVVRYRDQSITTPGLATLLRELIAGSGPGAGNSVLSAMATPLRDPYALREPGAAGTSPLSGIGKPAQPSRAGSFDAGRRARQATIQADARLNAVIVQDIPERMGVYRSLIAQLDVPTTLIEIEVMIVDISADATKELGVRWGAKAGKAEFGMGYSGPRANNPDGRGLDRGIMPPGTIGLSVADSLLARLNALQHNNDAQILSKPSILTSDNMGALIDHSKTFYIRLATDRYVDARAVTVGTSLRVTPRYIDANGARQVELTVDIEDGKITQDAEVDQLPVTSKTSVSTLAVVADGEALLIGGYNISEDGDEISKIPLLGDIPGLGAFFSHKKKSSKRWERIFVIRPRVVEVNGTPLIPASLRKWGEAVNWSWEGGSRSTVYADGMDRTLQLSQPGPTQVLKVPAVK
- the sctU gene encoding type III secretion system export apparatus subunit SctU, with protein sequence MSGEKTEKPTPKKLQDARKKGDVPYSRDFSQTMLTLALLAYLVFSGHAILAGMLRLLGVPAGLGDLEFREALKVAATIALREGVDLLWPVVAIVLGFGLFVEFAQIGVIFAAEKAKPSGVKLNVVSNAKNIFSVKNLVETIKSTVKIVCFCLLTWLLLRAGLAPLVHAGSGGLEGVLAVNGSLFRMLLLYTAVFCLVIAGLDMAWQRRQRNKRLMMTKEEVKREQKDMEGQPEVKQQRKRLHQEMSNGSVVEAVRKAAALVVNPTHIAVALRYVPDQTPLPIVMAKGLDGVALQMIDMARRIGVPVMRDVPLARALLADARENEYIPSELVVPVAHVLRAVRDLAMEDGDSPPGSP